Sequence from the Arthrobacter pigmenti genome:
ACCTTCTGGGCGGCCTCGTCAAAAGCCTCCCAGGTGGTGATGTCCTCAGGCGCGACGCCGGCAGCCCCGAGAACGGTGGCGTTGTAGATGATGCCCGCAATGTCGGTGTCGACGGGGAGAGCGAAGAACTCGCCGTCGTCGGTCTTCATCGCAGCTTCAAGGGAGGGGTTGAAGTATTCAGCCCATGGCTGCCCACCGAGGGGCTCGAGGAACTCGCTGTAGCGGTCCCGGGACCAGCCGTGGGTCCAGAAGATGTCGGGAACGTCGCCGCTGGCCAGACGAACCTTAATGTCCTTTTCGAACTCACCAGTGGTCGGACGGAGGTCGATGTCGATATCGGGGTTTGCGTCCTCAAACTCACCCGTGAGCTCCTCAAGGACTGGCCGCTGGCTGGCATCAACCGCGAGGCCGGTCTGGAACTCGATCGCTTCAGAAGAGGAATCTCCTGAACCCCCACCGCACGCGGAAACGGTAAGGGCGAAGACTGCAGCGGAGCCAATAAGAGCTATGCGTGACTTCATTGTCTGATCCTTCACTTTGGTTGGATGGGTACTGGCCAGCCTGAGAGGCGGCGGATGGTGCGGACGTAACTCAACCGCAGAGCTTTCCAAGTTTGTGACTCAGCTAACACAGTGCTAGTGAATCTACACGTGTAGCTACCGAGACACAAGGGTTTACAAAGAGATTGCCAAAAGTGTTGACTCGTGTAGATAGGAGTGGAAAACTCGTTTGCAGGCCCCGGCCAAAACCCTCATCTGCCACCGGCAACACGGCCGGACAATTCGAAAGGCAACCATGCCCATCTCAATCGGGATCATTGGCGCAGGCCAGTTCGCAGGCCAGTTCGCCAAGCTCTTCAAGCTTCACCCAGGAGTATCCCGCGTCCATGTGACCGATGTCCTCGCGGAGCGCGCGGAGAAGCTGAACGAGCGCCTTCAGCTTGACGGTGTATTCGACAACTTCGATGACGTGCTGGCTTCCGACGTCGACGCCGTCGCCATTTTCACCCAGCGCTGGACTCACGGCCCCCTGGTGGAAGCCGCTTTGCGCGCCGGAAAACATGTCTACTCGGCGGTTCCCATGGCGATCAGCCAGGAAGAGATCAGCCGGATCATCGAGGCGGTCCGGGAAACCGGTCTCACCTACATGATGGGGGAGACGAGCTACTACAACCCGGCCACCGTCTATGCCCGCAACCAGTTCGCAGAAGGCAAGTTTGGTCGGGTGTTCTATTCGGAGGGCGACTACGTCCATGACATGGACCTCGGCTTCTACAAGGCGTACCAGTACTCGGGCGGCGCTGAGTGGAAGAAGACCGCAAGCTACCCACCCATGCTTTATCCGACGCACTCCATCGGGGGTGTCCTCGGCGCGGTTCCCACCCACGCAGTGAGCGTGAGCTGCCTCGGAGTGAAGGACGACCGCGGCGACGGTGTCTTCGACAAGTCGGTCAGCATGTTCGAGAACGATTTCTCGAACGCGTCAGCGCTCTTTGAGCTTGCCGACGGCGGGACCATGCGCGTCAATGAGATGCGCCGGGTTGGTTACCCGAGCCACATCCGCGAATCACGCTTCCGCTTCTTCGGTACCGAAGGAAGCTTCGAGCAACTTGCCAAGGTCGCGGTTTGGCAGGACAAGACGGGGGTCGAGGACGTTTCGGACCTCGTTGAATCCCGTCCCACCATGGCCGAGGATGACCCCGCACTGGCCAACGTTGCACCTGAACTGCGTGATGCCTTCATGTCGGGTCTTGCGAAGGTGCACGACGCCGGCCGCCTCCCCGAGGAATTCCGCGGAGTTCCCAACGGACACGAGGGCAGCCACCACTTCCTCGTGGACGATTTCGTCACCGCGACCAACAACGGCACCCTGCCTACCGTGAACGCCTGGGTTGCCGCCCGCTACACGCTCCCGGGCATCATCGCCCACCAGTCTGCGCTGCAGGGCGGCGTTCGCCTGGACATCCCGGACTTCGGTGACGCTCCGTCACAGCCTTTGGATAGGGTAGAGCCAGCATACGCAGGCAGTTGACAGGAAGATCATGACGGAACTGGCGCCCGCACCAACAGCAAATTCGCGGGTAACAAGGCAGGATGTTGCGCGCTACGCGGGCGTCAGTTCGGCTGTCGTGAGCTACGTTGTCAACGGCGGACCAAAGCGGGTGGCTCCGGCCACTGCCGCGAAAGTCATCGACGCAATCGAGGTTCTGGGGTACCGGCCCAATGCGGCGGCCCGTGCGCTCAAACTCGGTTCTGCGGAGATGCTGGGGCTTGTGATCCCCAGCAATACAAACACTTTCTACGCGGACATGGCCCGTGCGGTCGAGGAGGCCGCCGCGGACCAGGGATTTGCGTTGCTGACGTCGAATTCCTCCGCCGGGACGGGAGCGGAATCACGCTCGCTTCGGAACTTCCGTGCCAGGCAGGTTGACGGCGTGCTTCTGGCGACGGGCTCGGCACAGCCCGACCTGAGCCAGCTCAAGGGCAGCAACATCCCGGTGGTCCTACTGGATGCCTTCACGCCCTGGCCGGACGTCACGACAATCGGTGTCGACTTCCAGACGGGGGCAGCAAGGGGTGTTCGGCACCTGATCGGCCACGGTCACACCGACATTGGGCTGGTCATCGGTTATCTCGCAGGCGCAATTCCCGACAAGCGTGAGCTGGGCTGGCTGGATGCGCTCACGGAAGCGGGTCTGTCCGAGGGCCCTATCGTCCGGACAACCTTCGACCGTGAAGGTGGTTACAGCGCCGGGCGCCGGATGTTCGAAGGAAAGCGGCGGCCGACCGCCGCCTTTGTCAGTTCGGACATGCAGGCGGTCGGTATGTTGAGGGCTATCCACGAGCTGGGACTATCAGTGCCCGACGACGTGGCGATAGTTTCCTTCGACGGCTCGGCGGAGTCGGAGTTCAGTTGGCCGCCCCTGACCACCCTGAAGCAGCCCGTCCAGGACATGGCGGAGAAAGCTGTCTCCGTTTTGGGCTCCGCTCGCCGCGGCGAGCCCGCTCCCGAGGGCCACCACGTCTACGGGACTGAACTCATTGTGCGGCGCTCCTGCGGGTGTTCCTTCTAAGTCCCGGTTGCCCACCAACGTAAGGTGTACTCCATCTGCTGAGCGTGAGGAGTGTCGTGGACCGTCCCAATATCGTCCTGATCTGCGTCGACCAGTGGCGGGGCGATTGCCTGTCCGCTGCAGGCCACCCGGTGGTCCGTACTCCCTACCTCGACGAACTGGCCGACGGCGGCACCCGGTTCAGCCGCGCATACTCGGCAACTCCAACGTGCGTGCCGGCACGGGTGGCGATGATGACCGGGCAGTCCCAGGAGGCCCACGGGCGGGTCGGCTACAGCGACGGCGTGAACTTCGATGAGGCGCACCCGGTGTCACTTCCGCGGGAACTCAGGAACGCCGGCTACCAAACCGAGGCGATCGGCAAGATGCACGTCTATCCCGAGCGCTCCCGGATCGGCTTCGACGACGTTCGGCTGCACGACGGCTATCTCCATGCCGCCCGGCGTCGTAATAGGCGTGACTTCCGCGAGATTGACGACTACCTGCCGTGGTTACAGGCCCAGGCGGGGGCCACCGCGGTGGAGGATTACACCGACAACGGGCTGAACTGCAATTCCGTGGTCGCACGGCCGTGGGATAAGGCGGAGGCGCTGCACCCAACCAACTGGATCGCCACGGAGGCGATCTCGTGGCTGTACCGGCGGGACCCCACAGCGCCGTTCTTCCTGTATCTGTCCTTCCACCGCCCGCATTCCCCACTGGATCCGCCGCAGTGGGCCTTTGACCAGTACGTTCATGGTCCGCTTGCGGAGCCGGTCACGGGGAACTGGATGGACGATTACGCCGAGCATCGGCGCGACGGAGCCCACAACGCTCTCGTCGGGCGGCAGGACGCCCAGACCCACCACCGGGCGAAAGCCGGCTACTACGGTCACATGTCCCACATCGACCAGCAGGTCAACCGGTTCCTCGAGGCGCTGTGGGAGATGGGCCTGCGCGAGAACACGGTGGTCATATTCACCTCGGATCACGGCGACATGATGGGCGACCACGACATGTACCGGAAGGGCTTCCCGTACGAGGGGTCGGCGTCCGTTCCGTTGCTTGTCTCAGCGCCGCGGGGGTATGGCGGGCGCGGGACCGTGGTTGACGACGTCGTCGAACTCCGTGACATCATGCCCACCGTGCTGGAACTTGCCTGTGCGGACATCCCGGACACGGTGGACGGCCGGAGCCTGGTGCCCTTCTTGCAGGGCGAGCGGGTTCAGTGGCGGGAGGACCTGCACGGGGAACACGCCCTGTTGGGGCAGTCACTGCAGTGGGTGACCGACGGGAAGCGCAAGTTCGTCTGGATGTCCGGGGAGGGTCGCGAGCAGTTCTTCGACCTGGAGGCAGACCCGCAGGAGACGACGAACCTGGTCCGGGATCCGGCCCGCGCCTCCGAAGTGGAGAAGTGGCGCGGACGGTTGATCGACTACCTGCGGGATCGCGAAGAGGGTTATGTGCAGGACGGCCGGTTGGTCGCCGGCCGGACTCCGCTCAACGCCCTCTCCCGTGTGCCCAAGCCCGTCCTCTGAATCAGCCCAGTTTTGAGGGCTTGCTCCCGTGGTCCTCTGACTCGGTTTCGTCCGGGCCCGCGACGTGCTCGCTGCCGCGTGCGCGGGCAATCGCACTCATTCCGTGGAAGATGATCAGCGCTGCGGCCGTGCCCAGGGCGATTCCCTCGAACGTCAGGTCGCCCACCGTCCAGGTGAAGTTGGCGATGCCCACCACCAGGGCAACTCCCGCCGTCGAGAGGTTGATCGGGTTGGAGAAATCCACGCGGTTCTGAACCCAGATCCGCACGCCGAGGATGCCGATCATGCCGTAAAGAACGACGCCGGCCCCGCCCAGTACACCCGCCGGCACGGTTGCGATGAGGGCACCGAACTTCGGGAAGAGGCTGAGGAGGATGGCGATGATGCCCGCCACCCAGTATGCAGCCGTCGAGTATACGCGCGACGCCGCCATCACACCGATATTTTCCGCATACGTTGTAGTGCCCGAACCACCGCCGGAACCGGCGAGGATGGTCGCGAGGCCATCGGCCATGAGCGCGCGGCCGGTGATCGGGTCGAGGTCGCGGTTGGTCATGGCAGCAACCGATTTCACGTGCCCGATGTTCTCGGCCACCAGTACCAGCACTACTGGGACAAACAGTCCGATAACGGAGAGGTGGAACTCGGGAGTCTGGAATGGAGGAAGACCAAACCACGCGGCGTCGTTGATGGCGGTGAAGTCCACCTCGCCGCTGATCGCCGCAACCAGATAGCCGATTAGGACGCCGATGAGGATGGACAGCCTGCCGAGGATTCCCTTGAACAGCACCGTGACCAACAGGATGGCCAGAACTGTGACGAGCGCGGTCAGGGGTGCCTGCTCGAAGCTGGCCCTGGCCGTGGGCGCGAGGTTCAACCCGATGAGTGCCACGATCGCGCCGGTGACGATGGGCGGCATGAGCACCTGGATCCAGCGTGCGCCGGCCCGGTGCACCACCAGTCCGATGAGGGCGAGGACGACGCCGGCCATCACCACGCCGCCCAGCGCGCCCGCCGGGCCGTGCTGGCTCTGCGCCGCCGCAATCGGAGCGATGAATGCGAAACTGGAACCGAGGTAGCTCGGCACCCTTCCGGCCGTGATGACCAGGAACAGCAGGGTGCCGACGCCGGAGAACAGCAGCGTTGTCGACGGCGGGAAACCCGTAAGGAGCGGGACCAGGAACGTGGCCCCGAACATTGCGACGACGTGCTGCGCGCCGATCCCGATGGTCCGCGGCCAGCTCAGCCGCTCATCCGGCGCGACGTACTGCCCGGCCCGGACGTTGCGGCCGTCTCCGTGCAGCGTCCAGTTGGTTCCGAGTCTGCTCATGGGATCAACCCTAGTATTCCGGTGCGCTAGGCGATGACGCCGTCCACCAGCGCCTTCGCTTCCTCCTGCACCAGCTTCAGATGGTCTTCGCCGAGGAAGGATTCGGCGTAGATCTTGTAGACGTCTTCGGTGCCGGACGGCCGGGCCGCGAACCAGGCGTTCTCGGTGGTGACCTTCAGTCCGCCGATGGCAGCACCGTTCCCCGGCGCTTCTGTCAGCCGGGCAGTGATTTCCTCCCCGGCGAGCGTGGTGGCGGTAACGTCCGACGGCGAGAGCTTGCCGAGCGCCGTTTTCTGCTGACGCGTGGCGGCGGCGTCGATCCGCGCGTAGACGGGAGCGCCGAAGCGTTGCGTGAGGCCCTCGTACTGCTCGGACGGAGTGCGCCCGGACACCGCCGTGATCTCGGATGCGAGCAGCGCGAGGAGGATGCCGTCCTTGTCTGTGCTCCAGGTCGAACCGTCGTGACGGAGGAAGGACGCACCGGCGGACTCCTCGCCGCCGAACGCCACCTGACCGGACATCAGCCCGGGAACGAACCATTTGAAACCAACCGGCACTTCCTCGAGCGTCCTGCCCAGGTCCGCTGCGACGCGGTCGATGATCGACGACGACACGAGGGTCTTGCCCACCATCGCGTCCGAACGCCACTGCGGCCGGTTGCGGTAGAGGTAATCGATCGCAACGGCGAGGTAGTGGTTGGGATTCATCAGGCCGCCGTCGGGGGTGACGATGCCGTGTCGGTCCGCATCGGCGTCGTTCCCGGTGGAAATGTCGAAACTGCCGGCCTTCTCGATCAGCGACGCCATGGCGAAGCGGGAGGAGCAGTCCATGCGGATCTTCTCGTCCCAGTCAAGCGTCATAAAGGCCCACTGCGGGTCGACCGTCGGGTTCACGACGGTGAGGTCCAGATTGTGCCGTTCGCCGATCGCGCCCCAGTAATCCACGGCGGCGCCACCCATCGGGTCTGCGCCGATGCGCACGCCGGAGCTGCGGATCGC
This genomic interval carries:
- a CDS encoding Gfo/Idh/MocA family protein, with the translated sequence MPISIGIIGAGQFAGQFAKLFKLHPGVSRVHVTDVLAERAEKLNERLQLDGVFDNFDDVLASDVDAVAIFTQRWTHGPLVEAALRAGKHVYSAVPMAISQEEISRIIEAVRETGLTYMMGETSYYNPATVYARNQFAEGKFGRVFYSEGDYVHDMDLGFYKAYQYSGGAEWKKTASYPPMLYPTHSIGGVLGAVPTHAVSVSCLGVKDDRGDGVFDKSVSMFENDFSNASALFELADGGTMRVNEMRRVGYPSHIRESRFRFFGTEGSFEQLAKVAVWQDKTGVEDVSDLVESRPTMAEDDPALANVAPELRDAFMSGLAKVHDAGRLPEEFRGVPNGHEGSHHFLVDDFVTATNNGTLPTVNAWVAARYTLPGIIAHQSALQGGVRLDIPDFGDAPSQPLDRVEPAYAGS
- a CDS encoding LacI family DNA-binding transcriptional regulator, with translation MTELAPAPTANSRVTRQDVARYAGVSSAVVSYVVNGGPKRVAPATAAKVIDAIEVLGYRPNAAARALKLGSAEMLGLVIPSNTNTFYADMARAVEEAAADQGFALLTSNSSAGTGAESRSLRNFRARQVDGVLLATGSAQPDLSQLKGSNIPVVLLDAFTPWPDVTTIGVDFQTGAARGVRHLIGHGHTDIGLVIGYLAGAIPDKRELGWLDALTEAGLSEGPIVRTTFDREGGYSAGRRMFEGKRRPTAAFVSSDMQAVGMLRAIHELGLSVPDDVAIVSFDGSAESEFSWPPLTTLKQPVQDMAEKAVSVLGSARRGEPAPEGHHVYGTELIVRRSCGCSF
- a CDS encoding arylsulfatase, producing MDRPNIVLICVDQWRGDCLSAAGHPVVRTPYLDELADGGTRFSRAYSATPTCVPARVAMMTGQSQEAHGRVGYSDGVNFDEAHPVSLPRELRNAGYQTEAIGKMHVYPERSRIGFDDVRLHDGYLHAARRRNRRDFREIDDYLPWLQAQAGATAVEDYTDNGLNCNSVVARPWDKAEALHPTNWIATEAISWLYRRDPTAPFFLYLSFHRPHSPLDPPQWAFDQYVHGPLAEPVTGNWMDDYAEHRRDGAHNALVGRQDAQTHHRAKAGYYGHMSHIDQQVNRFLEALWEMGLRENTVVIFTSDHGDMMGDHDMYRKGFPYEGSASVPLLVSAPRGYGGRGTVVDDVVELRDIMPTVLELACADIPDTVDGRSLVPFLQGERVQWREDLHGEHALLGQSLQWVTDGKRKFVWMSGEGREQFFDLEADPQETTNLVRDPARASEVEKWRGRLIDYLRDREEGYVQDGRLVAGRTPLNALSRVPKPVL
- a CDS encoding uracil-xanthine permease family protein produces the protein MSRLGTNWTLHGDGRNVRAGQYVAPDERLSWPRTIGIGAQHVVAMFGATFLVPLLTGFPPSTTLLFSGVGTLLFLVITAGRVPSYLGSSFAFIAPIAAAQSQHGPAGALGGVVMAGVVLALIGLVVHRAGARWIQVLMPPIVTGAIVALIGLNLAPTARASFEQAPLTALVTVLAILLVTVLFKGILGRLSILIGVLIGYLVAAISGEVDFTAINDAAWFGLPPFQTPEFHLSVIGLFVPVVLVLVAENIGHVKSVAAMTNRDLDPITGRALMADGLATILAGSGGGSGTTTYAENIGVMAASRVYSTAAYWVAGIIAILLSLFPKFGALIATVPAGVLGGAGVVLYGMIGILGVRIWVQNRVDFSNPINLSTAGVALVVGIANFTWTVGDLTFEGIALGTAAALIIFHGMSAIARARGSEHVAGPDETESEDHGSKPSKLG
- the pgm gene encoding phosphoglucomutase (alpha-D-glucose-1,6-bisphosphate-dependent); this translates as MANRAGTVAQPSDLIDVSALLDAYFDVVPDLSDPAQRVAFGTSGHRGSSLKSSFNEGHIAAITQAIVEYRAGQGITGPLFMGRDTHALSEPAQNTALEVLAANNVAVQIDARGAYTPTPALSHAILAYNGTRTDQADGIVITPSHNPPADGGFKYNPPHGGPADSDATNWIASRANELLEDGLRGVKRIPTAQALQASSVSTYDFLQHYVEDLPNVLNLEAIRSSGVRIGADPMGGAAVDYWGAIGERHNLDLTVVNPTVDPQWAFMTLDWDEKIRMDCSSRFAMASLIEKAGSFDISTGNDADADRHGIVTPDGGLMNPNHYLAVAIDYLYRNRPQWRSDAMVGKTLVSSSIIDRVAADLGRTLEEVPVGFKWFVPGLMSGQVAFGGEESAGASFLRHDGSTWSTDKDGILLALLASEITAVSGRTPSEQYEGLTQRFGAPVYARIDAAATRQQKTALGKLSPSDVTATTLAGEEITARLTEAPGNGAAIGGLKVTTENAWFAARPSGTEDVYKIYAESFLGEDHLKLVQEEAKALVDGVIA